The following are encoded in a window of Pyrenophora tritici-repentis strain M4 chromosome 6, whole genome shotgun sequence genomic DNA:
- a CDS encoding Retrotrans-gag domain containing protein encodes MSSPGDTDMTTNDSNQLLQSLLQRLEDMSTRMERLEAPSHELPQTPGHNTDATTDPTPTSETSNTSVPITPKPRHSLPHPPTFGGNKSQWRGWKLEMEGKIEEDAQAIGSLKAQLRYVYMRLDGAAKTNVTTYYEIQVKEESPNPFKLLDRLELLYGERNRKEKAIQNLYSIRQKDDETFISFYPRFEKEMANADAESWPEHTKISYLRNALSGRIKDRLVGTSGAETSTYARFAQKCVDLSNDMELFGQWTKTTRRYGSRTAENALTYEPPAKSNNATLTAVSPEDMMEWEPTQPTTTQVNAVGLRGKTNMNGYPSRRPEDRELIGKRAKWVNQEEIDARRQERRCLRCGRNNCRIATCPLAAALRPTHVSVKTAKSTVVTKAAVEEEDPEDSEAEQ; translated from the coding sequence ATGAGCTCCCCCGGGGATACTGACATGACGACGAACGATTCGAACCAGCTGTTACAGTCGCTACTACAGAGACTTGAAGACATGAGCACTAGGATGGAGAGGCTGGAAGCACCATCGCACGAGCTACCTCAAACGCCTGGTCACAATACAGACGCCACCACTGATCCAACGCCAACCTCCGAGACTTCGAACACATCTGTGCCTATAACCCCAAAGCCGCGGCACAGCTTACCCCACCCGCCTACGTTTGGTGGAAACAAATCacaatggcgaggatggaagctagagatggagggcaagatcgaagaagacgcgcaAGCTATTGGAAGCCTAAAAGCTCAGCTACGCTACGTCTACATGCGTCTTGATGGGGCAGCGAAAACCAACGTTACAACATACTACGAGATACAAGTTAAAGAAGAATCGCCAAACCCTTTCAAGCTGCTTGACCGCCTTGAACTCCTCTACGGCGAACGAAATCGGAAGGAGAAAGCCATTCAGAACCTCTACTCTATACGCCAGAAGGACGACGAGACGTTTATTTCCTTCTATCCACggtttgagaaagagatggcCAACGCTGACGCAGAAAGCTGGCCTGAGCATACGAAGATATCCTACTTACGCAACGCATTAAGTGGTAGGATAAAGGATAGGCTTGTTGGTACATCAGGAGCAGAAACAAGCACATACGCAAGGTTCGCTCAGAAGTGTGTAGATCTTAGCAACGACATGGAGTTGTTCGGCCAATGGACGAAAACAACCCGCCGTTACGGTAGCCGAACTGCTGAAAATGCACTAACCTATGAACCACCAGCAAAATCAAATAATGCCACGCTCACAGCAGTTTCCCCTGAAGACATGATGGAATGGGAACCTACGCAGCCTACAACTACCCAAGTGAACGCTGTCGGCCTCCGCGGCAAGACCAACATGAATGGATATCCATCTAGGCGTCCCGAAGACCGAGAACTTATTGGAAAACGAGCAAAATGGGTCAACCAAGAGGAAATCGATGCTCGACGCCAGGAACGACGCTGCCTCCGATGCGGCCGCAACAATTGCCGAATAGCTACATGCCCGTTAGCAGCCGCTCTACGACCAACTCACGTTAGCGTCAAGACAGCAAAGAGTACTGTGGTCACCAAGGCAGctgtagaggaggaagatcCAGAAGACTCCGAAGCAGAGCAATAG
- a CDS encoding Dimer-Tnp-hAT domain containing protein, whose amino-acid sequence MPAKRTRVNALEIATTSKRPRVAARHRGTASQPVLVDTRPFSPSPPPPPLSPRQALVAAPQAPNFEATLRESRAEETIIPPPEGSEHATVAASGAASEAVDEGFVWVEDKYDGFNWSRYPKHCKPPTSLSNRASWVYSHSYRIALRSNVAKVTWICHYCYKHKFTTVGRGIHDVSQSPSAPARHLGEDKKGHGLKPPSKRTTVAPRKETLLERALQKGCSQAVANELTNFNIQEFRLAAVTWLVENNLPLSQFESSSFRNMIQLASVEAERALWASHNSVSRYVIRLYNYLLPKVVASLSESMSKVHISFDGWTTKGGKRGYLGIVAHYVDSSGELRDLPIALPQLTGAHTGEAMAEVVMAIFKQFEITVGKLGYFVLDNAHNNNTTINTLALQMGFSATERRLRCGPHTLNLIGQMLLWGEEKESYDNEETERVNEAENMATWRGDGPLGVLLAVINYIKTPQQYALFEKYQKLAIRDQPVNAPTEQHKIKEPVKPVVTRWNSYVSCFERAVELQLAVNGYANYHIQKIETEDAYARSRNNKLPAAPDWMRSDGINAHDWQVIAEYIDVLRPLKQATKRLEGRGKSGAFGAIAEVIPVFEYLLGVYEDRLQSYEDVIHDEHTESPEDHLAINLRAALVKAREYYNKLDLSPAYYAATILHPRYKSYLDAAWADKPDWLESSNRKFQHLWAEYKSLPKPRLRPKVRHNDIDDAINSFIEPAGLTENEEDEYEAWKRSEPIASEGVDPIKYWVGLRDRYPSLSKFAIDMLSIPGSSCECERLFSELGDLLEPRRRSISPQLLAAIQCDRRWIRAGFGSGEVPVKEAISDEEMDAKYGVHKWDIS is encoded by the coding sequence atgccagcaaaaagaacacgcgttaatgctctagaaatcgcgacaacttcgaagcgccctagagtcgcagcgcgtcatcgcgggactgccagccaacctgtgctagtcgatactcggccattctcaccatctccacctcctccaccgctgtcgccgcgtcaagctctcgtcgccgcgccacaagcaccaaattttgaagcgaccctccgagagtcgcgcgccgaagagacaatcatcccaccacctgagggcagcgagcatgccactgttgcagcttcaggagcagctagcgaggctgtcgacgagggtttcgtatgggtagaggacaaatacgacggctttaattggagtcgctacccaaagcactgcaagccgcccacatcactttcgaaccgagcaagctgggtatacagccatagctatcgcatcgccttgcgcagcaacgtcgcaaaagtcacgtggatctgccactattgctataagcacaagttcactactgttggccgtggcatacatgacgtctcgcagtctccatcagcgccagcacgtcatctcggagaagacaagaaaggtcatggcttgaagcctccaagtaagcgcactaccgtcgctcctcggaaagaaactctcctcgaacgcgcccttcagaagggctgctctcaggctgttgccaacgagcttaccaacttcaatatacaagagtttaggcttgcggccgtcacctggctcgtcgaaaacaacctcccactctcacaattcgaatcatcgtcttttcgcaatatgatacaattagctagcgtagaggcagaacgagccctgtgggcatctcataacagcgtctcacgatacgttatacgcctgtacaactacctgttaccaaaggttgtcgcaagcctttcagaatcaatgagcaaagtccatataagctttgacggatggacgacaaaaggtggcaagcgcggttacttaggtatcgtcgcccactacgttgatagctctggcgagctcagggacttgcctattgcgctcccacaactgacaggtgcccacaccggcgaggccatggctgaggtcgtgatggcaatattcaagcagttcgaaatcactgtgggcaagctcggttacttcgtcctcgacaacgcacataacaacaacaccacgatcaacactctcgccttgcagatgggcttcagcgctaccgagcgtcgccttcgctgcggtcctcatacgcttaatctcattggccagatgctactctggggtgaggagaaagagtcctacgacaacgaggagactgagcgcgtgaacgaagctgagaacatggctacttggcgaggcgatggaccattaggagtgcttctcgcggttatcaactacatcaaaacaccacaacagtacgctctttttgagaagtatcagaagctcgctattagggaccagcctgtcaacgcgccaacagaacagcacaaaatcaaggagcccgtcaagccagttgttactcgctggaactcttacgtttcgtgttttgagcgcgctgttgagttgcaattagcggttaatgggtacgccaactaccatattcagaagattgaaactgaagacgcgtacgcccgaagtcgtaacaacaagctgcctgcagcgccggattggatgaggtctgatgggatcaatgcccatgactggcaggtgattgctgagtatattgatgtgctcaggccactgaaacaagctacaaaacggcttgaaggccgcggcaaaagcggtgcttttggagcaatcgctgaggttattccagtatttgaatacttacttggagtctatgaggaccgcttgcaaagctatgaagacgtcattcacgatgagcatacagagtcacccgaagaccaccttgctatcaacctccgcgctgccctagttaaagcccgcgagtactacaacaagctcgacctctcgccagcttactatgctgctacaatccttcatcctcgctacaaaagctaccttgacgcagcgtgggcggataagcctgattggctagagagcagcaaccgcaagtttcaacatttgtgggcggagtacaaaagcttaccgaagccgcgcttacgccccaaagtcaggcacaatgatatagacgacgctatcaacagctttattgagcctgcagggcttacggagaacgaggaggatgaatatgaggcttggaaacgcagcgaaccgatcgctagcgagggcgtcgaccctataaaatactgggtaggactccgcgatcgctaccccagccttagcaaatttgctatcgacatgctatcaatcccaggctcaagctgtgagtgtgagcgcttattcagcgagctgggtgacctcctcgagccccgtcggcgcagcatttctccgcaacttctagcagcaatacagtgcgatagacgatggataagagctggatttggcagtggtgaggtgcctgtaaaggaggctatcagcgatgaggagatggacgcgaaatacggtgtacataagtgggatattagctga